The following proteins are co-located in the Candidatus Competibacteraceae bacterium genome:
- a CDS encoding TAXI family TRAP transporter solute-binding subunit — protein sequence MLNTIKILFLFIFLSMPSTIHAATPTKQAVTLLTQSSARSNKGVVGIITGGINGTYIRIASDLATVLDTDSLRILAIVGKGSVQNISDLLYLKGIDIAIVQSDVLEYIKRHGTYKNIENKVYYIAKLYNEEFHLLANTEIKNLSDLAGQKINFDTKGSGTFITASIIFDTLNIPVEPTYYDQATALDKLKNHEIDALVYVAGKPAQLFDKLTANNSLHFVPIDHTPVLLETYLPTQLNSQDYPNLIEPNQTVKTIAVGAVLAVYNWKSASPRYQKTANFVNHFFENFNEFQQPTRHPKWREVSLSAVIPGWTRFKPAQKWLERQK from the coding sequence ATGTTAAATACAATCAAGATATTATTCCTATTTATTTTCTTGAGCATGCCCTCAACGATCCACGCGGCCACTCCTACCAAACAGGCCGTCACGCTGCTTACACAATCAAGCGCACGATCCAATAAAGGGGTGGTTGGCATCATCACAGGGGGTATCAATGGTACCTATATACGTATCGCTTCTGATCTTGCCACTGTCTTGGACACCGATAGTTTGCGTATTTTAGCTATTGTTGGCAAAGGCTCGGTTCAGAACATCAGTGACCTTTTATATCTAAAAGGCATTGATATAGCGATCGTTCAATCCGACGTATTAGAATACATAAAACGTCACGGCACCTATAAAAATATCGAAAATAAAGTTTACTATATCGCAAAACTCTATAATGAAGAATTTCACCTGCTTGCCAATACGGAAATTAAAAACCTGAGTGATCTTGCCGGTCAAAAAATTAATTTCGATACAAAAGGCAGCGGCACATTTATTACCGCCTCTATTATCTTCGACACTTTAAATATTCCAGTGGAACCCACTTATTATGATCAAGCCACTGCGTTGGATAAATTAAAAAACCACGAAATCGACGCCTTGGTCTATGTCGCTGGCAAGCCCGCCCAGTTATTCGATAAACTGACAGCTAATAACTCCTTGCATTTCGTGCCCATCGATCATACCCCGGTATTATTGGAAACCTATCTACCAACCCAACTCAACAGTCAAGATTACCCCAATCTGATCGAGCCCAACCAAACGGTAAAAACCATCGCCGTCGGGGCCGTGCTGGCGGTATACAATTGGAAAAGTGCTAGCCCTCGTTACCAAAAAACAGCCAATTTCGTTAACCATTTTTTTGAGAATTTCAATGAGTTTCAACAGCCAACTCGACATCCAAAGTGGCGCGAAGTCAGTTTATCCGCCGTCATTCCCGGTTGGACACGATTTAAACCCGCGCAGAAGTGGCTGGAGCGCCAAAAATAA
- the rplI gene encoding 50S ribosomal protein L9: MEIILLEKINNLGSLGDRINVKPGYARNFLIPTGKATAATAANLARFEARRAELERVAAELLARAKSRAEQLAELIVTLSVKTGSEGRLFGSVGAADIANAVSAAGIELQKNEIRLPTGSIRQIGEYDVDLLLHPEVKTQIRVNIIAEV; the protein is encoded by the coding sequence ATGGAAATCATATTGCTGGAAAAAATCAATAACCTGGGCAGCCTGGGTGATCGGATCAATGTTAAGCCGGGCTACGCTCGCAATTTCCTGATTCCGACAGGCAAGGCCACCGCGGCCACCGCGGCCAATCTCGCCCGGTTCGAGGCCCGTCGCGCCGAGCTGGAACGGGTTGCCGCCGAGTTGCTGGCCAGAGCCAAGTCCCGCGCCGAGCAACTCGCCGAATTGATTGTCACCTTGTCGGTCAAGACCGGCAGCGAAGGTCGGCTGTTCGGGTCGGTCGGCGCCGCCGACATCGCCAACGCGGTGTCGGCCGCCGGGATCGAGTTGCAGAAGAATGAGATCCGCTTGCCGACCGGCTCCATCCGCCAGATTGGCGAGTACGATGTGGATCTGCTGTTGCACCCCGAAGTGAAGACCCAAATCCGGGTCAATATCATCGCCGAAGTCTGA
- the dnaB gene encoding replicative DNA helicase, translating into MLPVSPFPHRKDAATEALRVPPHSLEAEQAVLGGLMLDNATWDQVADRLDEHDFYRADHRLIFRAIRRLAEQGKPFDLLTLAEWLEDHNELEAGGGFAYLGVLARDTPSAANVRAYADIIRERAIRRELIRTATEIADSAYDPKGRDSKALLDDAEKKVFAIAERGFRAHEGFANIKDLLARTVERIDLLFQRDNPITGLPTGWSDFDDKTAGLQRGDLIVVAGRPSMGKTAFAMNIAEYAAIQAKCPVAVFSMEMPGESLIMRLMSSLGRIDQHRVRAGRLEEEDWPRLTSAVTMLSEARLFIDDSSNLSPNELRARARRLHRQEGQLGLIVVDYLQLMQVPGTNENRATEVSEISRALKSLAKELSVPVLALSQLNRTLEQRGDKRPIMSDLRESGAIEQDADLICFIYRDEVYNSDSPDKGIAEIIIGKQRNGPIGTTRLTFLGQYTRFESYAPEFYSAGSKS; encoded by the coding sequence ATGCTGCCCGTTTCCCCGTTTCCCCACCGTAAGGACGCCGCCACCGAGGCGCTGCGGGTGCCGCCGCATTCGCTCGAGGCCGAACAGGCTGTGCTGGGCGGCCTGATGCTGGACAACGCCACTTGGGATCAGGTGGCCGACCGGCTGGATGAACACGATTTCTACCGCGCCGATCACCGGCTCATTTTTCGCGCCATCCGTCGGCTGGCCGAACAGGGCAAGCCGTTCGATCTGCTGACCCTGGCGGAATGGCTGGAGGACCACAACGAACTGGAGGCGGGCGGAGGTTTCGCCTATCTGGGCGTGTTGGCGCGGGATACGCCGAGCGCCGCCAACGTCCGTGCCTACGCCGACATCATTCGCGAGCGGGCGATCCGCCGCGAGTTGATTCGCACCGCCACCGAGATTGCCGACAGCGCCTACGATCCCAAGGGCCGCGACAGCAAGGCATTGCTGGACGATGCCGAGAAAAAGGTGTTCGCTATCGCCGAACGCGGTTTCCGCGCCCACGAAGGTTTCGCCAATATCAAGGATTTGCTGGCGCGCACGGTGGAGCGGATCGACCTGCTGTTCCAGCGCGACAATCCGATCACCGGCCTGCCCACCGGCTGGTCCGATTTCGACGACAAAACCGCCGGTTTGCAGCGTGGTGATCTCATCGTCGTCGCCGGCCGGCCGTCGATGGGCAAGACCGCTTTCGCCATGAATATCGCCGAGTATGCGGCCATTCAAGCCAAGTGTCCGGTGGCGGTGTTCAGCATGGAAATGCCGGGCGAGAGCCTGATCATGCGCTTGATGTCGTCGCTGGGCCGGATTGACCAGCATCGGGTGCGGGCCGGGCGGCTGGAGGAAGAGGACTGGCCGCGCTTGACCTCGGCGGTGACCATGCTGTCGGAGGCGCGGCTGTTCATCGACGACAGCTCCAATCTGAGCCCGAACGAACTGCGGGCGCGGGCGCGGCGCCTGCATCGGCAGGAAGGGCAACTGGGCCTGATCGTGGTGGACTACCTGCAACTGATGCAGGTGCCGGGCACCAACGAAAACCGCGCCACCGAGGTTTCGGAAATTTCCCGGGCGCTCAAGAGCCTGGCCAAGGAGTTATCGGTGCCGGTGCTGGCGCTGTCGCAGCTCAATCGCACGCTGGAGCAGCGCGGCGACAAGCGGCCGATCATGTCGGATCTGCGCGAATCGGGTGCGATCGAACAGGACGCGGACCTGATCTGCTTTATCTACCGCGACGAAGTCTACAACTCCGACAGTCCCGACAAGGGCATCGCCGAAATCATCATCGGCAAACAGCGTAACGGCCCCATCGGGACCACTCGCTTGACCTTCCTGGGGCAGTACACTCGCTTCGAAAGCTACGCTCCCGAATTCTACTCGGCGGGTTCCAAATCATGA
- a CDS encoding AAA family ATPase, with the protein MIDVTDILRVNSMDPVSERETSTDAEFFFINAAYLDSYIRLLDGIRENRRLLILTGEAGVGKTVLLRKLISESPTNIKFSYCCATNFDFYSLLTVINDQLGVVVTNREFSTKLEALKKHLTNCIIQEMRVVLLIDDAHHLKNEALDGLLNLSHFEFEKGRTVQIVLTGTPVLEEILSETKILRSNVAGAIHVYLKPLVAMDVAAFISRQVQHDVDGPIMDSLVSPPIIERINDYTGGSPRLINMLCEHALLIAKVREQVTLSTEIVDEAASELSLKGRQIDLSPEIDFDSLEITHSGSATQSAMVEQLLAHVDIMNNETTHSGSATQSAKTERWLAHDGLMHDSTRSLAIRPLSASESEWRDDRQVGKGHSRRLNFSGLPVALLAGLFGGIGGVYFYQRTISEFKPLAPMLAPVGMTTPTPAPTKGSQLSPSSELAKPVPVNRQESSAEPEAGSSEKPLKSLPASPVVAKTTYPGEEIEVAPTSPSPSPTVVKPLDASVILSYMRNGDLLLERGDVASARLFYQEAASAGSVEAMVAVGKTYDPVILDRLEIKGFYPDPVKAVEWYLKAKEKTADPQSIERLEALRYWLSNLPALGESEASRLKQLLY; encoded by the coding sequence GTGATTGATGTTACGGACATTCTGAGAGTTAATTCCATGGATCCTGTGTCTGAGCGTGAGACGTCTACGGATGCGGAATTCTTTTTCATCAATGCTGCATATTTAGATTCGTATATTCGGTTGCTCGATGGTATCCGTGAGAATCGTCGTTTATTAATATTGACGGGTGAAGCGGGTGTGGGAAAGACCGTATTATTGCGTAAACTGATCAGCGAATCACCAACAAATATCAAGTTTTCTTATTGCTGCGCGACTAATTTTGATTTCTATAGCTTGCTTACTGTTATTAACGATCAATTAGGGGTGGTAGTGACCAATAGGGAGTTCTCCACTAAGTTGGAAGCGCTAAAAAAACATCTAACTAATTGTATTATACAAGAAATGAGAGTGGTTTTGCTGATCGATGATGCGCATCATTTGAAAAATGAAGCCTTGGATGGCTTGCTTAATTTGTCTCACTTTGAGTTTGAAAAAGGACGCACCGTACAAATTGTGCTGACTGGAACCCCGGTATTGGAAGAGATATTGAGTGAGACAAAAATTCTCCGTAGTAATGTGGCCGGTGCCATCCATGTTTATTTGAAGCCTTTGGTTGCCATGGATGTGGCGGCTTTCATATCCAGACAAGTGCAACATGATGTCGATGGGCCAATCATGGATTCGTTGGTTTCACCACCCATCATTGAGCGGATCAACGATTATACCGGCGGTAGTCCTCGTTTAATTAATATGCTCTGTGAGCATGCACTGTTAATCGCTAAAGTTAGGGAACAAGTCACTCTATCGACGGAAATTGTTGATGAAGCTGCCAGTGAATTGAGTCTTAAAGGTAGGCAAATAGATTTATCTCCTGAAATTGATTTCGATTCTTTAGAAATAACGCATTCAGGCAGTGCCACTCAGAGCGCGATGGTAGAGCAATTGCTGGCCCATGTGGATATCATGAATAATGAAACAACGCATTCAGGCAGTGCCACTCAGAGTGCGAAAACGGAACGATGGCTAGCCCATGATGGTCTGATGCATGACTCAACTCGCTCTTTGGCTATCAGGCCACTGTCGGCGAGTGAATCCGAATGGAGGGATGATCGTCAAGTTGGAAAAGGGCATTCCAGACGGCTTAATTTCTCTGGACTACCAGTCGCATTGTTGGCGGGTTTATTTGGAGGAATTGGGGGTGTCTATTTTTATCAGCGTACTATCTCCGAATTCAAACCACTGGCGCCAATGTTGGCGCCAGTGGGTATGACAACGCCCACGCCTGCGCCAACCAAAGGGTCTCAGTTGTCGCCTTCATCAGAATTGGCAAAGCCGGTCCCCGTCAATCGCCAGGAATCATCCGCTGAGCCAGAGGCGGGATCATCGGAAAAACCATTAAAATCTCTCCCAGCCTCTCCAGTAGTAGCCAAAACTACTTATCCTGGCGAGGAGATCGAAGTAGCGCCCACTTCGCCATCACCATCACCAACGGTGGTGAAACCGCTTGATGCATCGGTTATTTTATCTTATATGAGGAATGGCGATTTGTTGTTGGAACGGGGCGATGTGGCTTCGGCGCGTCTTTTTTATCAGGAAGCGGCCAGTGCCGGTTCGGTGGAAGCGATGGTCGCGGTCGGCAAAACTTATGATCCAGTCATATTGGATCGACTGGAAATTAAAGGGTTTTATCCTGATCCCGTCAAGGCGGTAGAGTGGTATTTGAAAGCTAAGGAGAAGACTGCTGATCCACAAAGTATCGAGCGTCTTGAGGCACTAAGATATTGGTTATCCAATTTACCGGCGTTAGGAGAAAGTGAGGCGAGTAGGCTGAAGCAGTTACTGTACTAA
- the alr gene encoding alanine racemase: MSRATTARLDLGALVHNLRRVRAVAPGRRVAAAVKAEGYGHGLVRTARALDADAFAVACVEEALTLREAGIDRRILLLEGVFEADELPLCARHALDIAVHHPEQLRMLERARLERPLRVWLKIDSGMHRLGLEPETVSAVFQRLRDCPTVQAEIGLMSHLARADERDCDYTRQQLQTFETTIAGLPGERSLANSAGILGWPDTHFDWVRPGIMLYGASPFVDSLAPDEDLRPAMNFHTRLVAIRRLRRGEPVGYGGTWLCPEDMDVGVAAAGYGDGYPRHAPSGTPVLIDGRAAALVGRVSMDMITLDLRQHPEARIGDPVLLWGEGLPVERIAQAAGTISYTLLCGVTARVRREVIPAPSADG, from the coding sequence ATGAGTCGAGCAACCACGGCGCGCCTCGATCTGGGGGCGCTGGTTCACAATCTGCGGCGAGTCAGGGCAGTGGCGCCGGGCCGGCGGGTGGCGGCCGCCGTGAAAGCCGAAGGTTACGGCCATGGTCTGGTCCGAACCGCCCGCGCGCTGGACGCCGACGCCTTCGCGGTGGCTTGTGTCGAGGAAGCGCTGACCTTGCGCGAAGCCGGCATCGACCGGCGAATCCTGCTGCTGGAAGGGGTATTCGAGGCGGATGAACTGCCGTTGTGCGCCCGTCATGCCCTGGACATTGCCGTCCATCATCCCGAACAGCTACGGATGCTGGAACGTGCCCGGCTGGAACGGCCGCTGCGGGTCTGGCTGAAGATCGACAGCGGGATGCACCGCCTGGGTTTGGAACCGGAAACCGTGTCAGCGGTATTTCAACGGTTGCGCGACTGCCCGACGGTGCAAGCGGAAATCGGTCTGATGAGCCATCTGGCGCGGGCCGACGAGCGGGATTGCGACTACACCCGCCAGCAACTCCAAACCTTCGAGACCACCATCGCCGGCCTGCCGGGCGAGCGCTCGCTGGCCAATTCCGCCGGCATTCTGGGTTGGCCGGATACTCATTTCGACTGGGTGCGACCGGGCATCATGCTGTACGGCGCCTCTCCCTTCGTGGATAGCCTGGCACCCGACGAGGATTTGCGCCCGGCGATGAATTTCCACACCCGGCTGGTGGCCATCCGGCGGCTGCGCCGAGGCGAACCGGTTGGCTACGGCGGAACCTGGCTTTGTCCCGAGGACATGGACGTGGGCGTGGCGGCGGCGGGCTACGGCGATGGTTATCCGCGCCATGCGCCGTCCGGAACGCCGGTGCTGATCGACGGCCGCGCGGCGGCGCTGGTGGGCCGGGTCTCGATGGATATGATCACGCTGGATCTGCGCCAGCATCCCGAAGCACGGATCGGCGATCCGGTGCTGCTGTGGGGCGAAGGGTTGCCGGTGGAGCGAATCGCCCAGGCTGCCGGCACGATCTCCTACACCCTGCTGTGTGGCGTGACGGCGCGGGTGCGCCGCGAAGTGATTCCCGCGCCGTCGGCCGATGGCTAG
- the radA gene encoding DNA repair protein RadA yields the protein MASKGRTVYVCAECGAQASKWAGQCSDCGAWNTLQEAAAVPVGGKSPFAGYAGQAAEVRTLAEVDAVAEIRQSCGNGELDRVLGGGLVDGSVTLIGGDPGIGKSTLLLQVLAELAVRNRTLYVSGEESPRQIGLRAQRLGLARDRLRLLPEVNVERILATAEIEHPQAMVIDSIQTVFTERLQSAPGSVAQVRESAAQLVRYAKAGGAALFLVGHVTKEGAIAGPRVLEHMVDTVLYFEGDPSGRLRVLRAVKNRYGPVNELGVFAMTERGLKEVSNPSAIFLSRHDTPVAGSVIMVTREGTRPLLVEIQALVDECHGGHPRRVTLGLEQNRLAMLLAVLHRHGGVAMYDQDVYVNAVGGVRINETAADLAVLLAALSSFRDRPLPIDLVVFGEVGLAGEIRPVPNGEERLREAAKHGFKQAIVPRANLPRRGGRVEGLEVRGVSRLAEVMGDV from the coding sequence ATGGCTAGCAAGGGGCGCACGGTCTACGTGTGCGCCGAGTGTGGGGCGCAGGCCAGCAAATGGGCGGGCCAGTGTAGCGACTGTGGAGCTTGGAACACCCTGCAGGAGGCCGCGGCGGTCCCGGTGGGAGGGAAGAGCCCGTTCGCCGGCTATGCCGGCCAGGCGGCGGAGGTGCGCACCCTCGCCGAAGTGGACGCGGTGGCGGAAATCCGTCAGTCCTGCGGTAACGGCGAGCTGGACCGGGTCCTGGGCGGCGGCCTGGTCGACGGCTCGGTGACACTGATCGGCGGCGACCCGGGTATCGGCAAGTCCACTCTGCTGTTGCAGGTGTTGGCCGAACTGGCGGTGCGCAACCGGACGCTGTACGTCAGTGGCGAGGAGTCGCCTCGACAGATCGGCCTGCGCGCCCAGCGGCTGGGTCTGGCTCGTGATCGGCTGCGGCTGCTGCCGGAGGTCAACGTCGAGCGAATTCTGGCCACCGCCGAGATCGAACACCCGCAGGCGATGGTGATCGACTCGATCCAGACCGTATTCACCGAACGGCTGCAATCGGCGCCGGGCTCGGTGGCGCAGGTGCGGGAGAGCGCGGCGCAACTGGTGCGCTACGCGAAGGCCGGCGGCGCGGCGTTGTTTCTGGTCGGCCATGTGACCAAGGAGGGCGCCATTGCCGGGCCGCGGGTGCTGGAGCACATGGTCGATACCGTGCTGTATTTCGAGGGCGATCCCAGCGGCCGGTTGCGCGTGCTGCGGGCGGTGAAGAACCGCTACGGGCCGGTCAACGAACTGGGCGTGTTCGCCATGACCGAACGCGGCTTGAAAGAGGTCAGCAATCCGTCGGCGATCTTTTTGTCGCGCCACGACACGCCGGTGGCCGGCAGCGTGATCATGGTGACCCGCGAAGGCACCCGGCCGCTGCTGGTGGAAATCCAGGCGCTGGTGGACGAGTGCCACGGCGGCCACCCGCGCCGGGTGACGTTGGGTCTGGAGCAAAACCGCTTGGCGATGCTGCTGGCGGTATTGCACCGGCATGGCGGGGTGGCGATGTACGATCAAGACGTCTACGTCAACGCGGTCGGCGGGGTGCGGATCAACGAGACGGCGGCCGATTTGGCGGTGCTGCTGGCGGCACTGTCGAGTTTTCGCGACCGGCCGCTGCCGATCGATCTGGTGGTGTTCGGCGAAGTCGGGCTGGCCGGGGAAATCCGCCCGGTGCCGAACGGCGAGGAACGGTTGCGGGAGGCGGCCAAGCATGGTTTCAAGCAGGCGATCGTGCCACGTGCCAACCTGCCCCGGCGCGGCGGGCGGGTGGAAGGACTGGAGGTGCGCGGTGTCAGTCGCTTGGCCGAAGTGATGGGGGATGTTTGA
- a CDS encoding DUF2232 domain-containing protein: MKSIAVFIMRGRFAAVLIAAPTAVLFWLFPPILIVSGAVVALVTLRRGAAEGALLAVLAGLGAGALAGLVLGLGAMWPMLSVLLACWAPLWVLASLLRATVSLSVTLRAAALLGLLGVGGFYLMLGDPAVWWSQVLDGLRQGLTTLPSGERATLEQLLDLLRSWAPLLPGQVVSAALLFVLAGLLLGRWWQALLFHPGGFRPEFHQLRLGRPLALLALALFGAALLSGWPVLSNLVLVLGTLYSVQGIAVAHALVFKLRLSPAWLLLLYLLLVPLLSQLVMALGIADAWADFRTRVRPRPSKP; the protein is encoded by the coding sequence GTGAAATCCATTGCCGTCTTCATCATGCGCGGCCGGTTCGCGGCGGTGCTGATCGCGGCGCCCACGGCAGTGCTGTTCTGGTTATTCCCGCCAATCCTGATCGTATCCGGCGCGGTGGTGGCGCTGGTGACCTTGCGCCGGGGCGCGGCCGAAGGCGCATTGCTCGCGGTGCTGGCCGGATTGGGTGCCGGCGCACTGGCCGGGCTGGTGCTGGGTCTGGGCGCCATGTGGCCGATGCTGTCGGTGTTGCTGGCCTGCTGGGCACCGTTATGGGTGCTGGCGTCGTTGCTGCGTGCCACAGTCTCGCTGTCCGTAACGCTGCGAGCCGCTGCCCTGCTGGGTCTACTGGGCGTGGGCGGATTCTACCTGATGTTGGGTGACCCAGCGGTTTGGTGGAGCCAGGTGCTTGACGGCCTGCGGCAGGGATTGACGACGTTGCCATCGGGCGAACGGGCTACCTTGGAGCAGTTGCTGGATCTGTTACGGAGCTGGGCGCCGTTGTTGCCGGGACAGGTGGTGAGCGCGGCGCTGTTATTCGTGCTGGCGGGATTGCTGCTCGGCCGCTGGTGGCAGGCGCTACTGTTCCACCCGGGCGGTTTTCGTCCCGAATTTCATCAGCTGCGCTTGGGTCGCCCGCTGGCGCTGCTGGCACTGGCGCTGTTCGGCGCGGCGCTGTTGTCTGGCTGGCCGGTTCTGAGCAATCTGGTCTTGGTGCTGGGAACGCTCTACAGCGTGCAAGGCATCGCCGTGGCACACGCTCTGGTCTTCAAGCTGCGACTCTCGCCGGCCTGGTTGCTGCTGCTTTATCTGCTACTGGTTCCGTTGCTGTCGCAACTGGTCATGGCGCTGGGGATCGCCGATGCCTGGGCCGATTTCCGGACCCGCGTTCGGCCGCGCCCGAGCAAACCCTGA